The nucleotide window GCTGCTTTAGAATCAATCGACTCTCTTCATCACGTCCGTACACATCCGATAAGAACAGTCTTACATAACGTGCCAACAAATGCTCAAATTCCACGGTCTCCTGTACTTCACGATAAGACTGAGGAACATCAGCAACAGGTACGTCCACATCAAAGTGAATATACGTAAGTACCAACGGTTTTTGCTTATTATGTGTTGCAGTAGGATGATCGCCTGGCCTAAACAAAAAACAACTACCCTTGCCAACTTCATACGACTGGTCATTCAATACAAGCGTTCCTTCACCACTCCATACATAAAATAAATCATAGTTTTGCATCGGTTTTTCCCGCTTCTGCCACTTCCAGCCCGGTTCACAGACAATTTTGGCGACAGCGGGCAAAATAACAAATGATGACGGCGATGCCTGCAGCATGTCGCCACTCCCCCTTGATAGTTAATCTCTCTGCATATGGCATCATTCTGATCTGAATCTCACTTCTTCAATCAAGGCCATATGTATTTCGGTATGTTGAATCACTCAAACCAACTTGCTCATATATGATCTCTGCTCCTACAGGAGAGAAATGTCTTATCCCATTATACAGCGGAATTCACCGAAACGAAAATGTGCACTTCTCCCAGGCTAGCCGCATTCGCCGGATTCCCTCTGTAATCTCTACTTTCTCCAGATGTGCAAAAGCAAAACAGGCCGCCGGATGACCTGAAGTCAGCCGATATCGCTCTGCATCACGGAACAGTATGCCATCCTCCTGAGCCAGCTTTTTAAACTGCTGGTAACTATCCACATCGCCATTCCAGGTAGCGTAGATATGCAATCCAGCATCACCCAGATGCATCGTGAATGCCTCCGGCAACTGCAGTTCCATCTCTCGCACAAAAAAATCATGCCGTTCCCCGTATAAACGGGTTAACCTCCGTAAGTGCCTCAGATAACCTCCTCGGGTCATAAACTTCGCCAGTGCGCGCTGCTCCAGCAGTGCCGGAGGTACCGGTTCATACAACGCCTTGGCGGCAAGCAGCGGTTCTACCAGACCAGGTGGCAGGACGGCGTAGCCAAGTCGAAACGAAGCAACCATCGTTTGTGAGAATGAACCAACGTAGATGACGCGCTGTTCACGATCAAGCACTTTGAGGGGCTCAATCGGTCTTCCGCCCCACCGGAATTCGCTGTCGTAATCATCTTCAATAATGACCGCATTCCGCTTCGAGGCCCACGCGAGCAAAGAACGTCTTCTGTCCAACCCCAGCACAGCTCCTGTTGGAAACTGCCGGGTAGGGGTGACAAATAACGTCTGTGCCTCCCAAGGCTGAGGAATAATGCCTGCGGTATCCACATCTGCGGGGATGATTTTCCCACCACAGGACTTAACGGCATGGGCAATGCCCGGATACCCCGGGTTCTCCAATACAACCGCTGCCCCCTCTGCGATCAGCAGCTGGGATAGAAGGGTGATGCCTTGCATTGAACCGCTGAACAAGACAATCTGTGATGCATCAGCCTGAATGCCACGTGTCCATCTGAGATGGGAGGCGATGGCCTCACGCAGCTCCGGATCACCGGCTGCACCGCTAGGTTCTCGCCAACCACTGCGATGAACAGCAGCGAGTGCACTCTTCCACTCCGCCAGCGGGAAATGTTCTGCAGGCATGCGCTGCATTTGGAAATTAATGATCGACGGCTTGGGTGAAGGCATCTGGGCCCGCGGGACATCATGTTGCGTATTCAACATCTGGACTCGTTCGCCCCAGGGAGACAGCCTGAGAACAGCTTCCTGTTTCTCATTTTCCTGTGTGGATAATGTTTCGGTTACGAACGTACCTCTTCCCCGATGTGCATGGACATAACCATCCGCAAGCAGCATGTCGTACACCTGAGCTACCGAACCACGTGACATCTCATATTGCCTTGCCAGTTCGCGCGTCGAAGGAAGCCTCGTGCCTCCCTTCAGTGTGCCTGCATGAATCGCATCACGTAACGCATGGTACAATGCCTCATACTTGTAACGATGCTGAAGTTCATACGTATCCATCGGCAGCCACAATTCCATCGTGCACCTCTCTCCATCCGTCTTCATTCCTGATCTCTGACCAATTGGCCTACTAAAGTGAATGTAAATTGGATCTATTTCATTGTCAATGTATGAACTAATGTTATCCATAGGATATGGCGTTCTATTATACATTTTATTAATGGGGGAATACACATGAGACGGAAAGAATTCACAGTAGATGAAGAACAGGAGATTACCGCATTTCTGGATCAGTGCTCCTTCGGGTTTCTGGGAACGGTCAGTCCAGATGGACAACCACGGGTTACACCACTGAATTTCGTCTATATGGACGGTCACTTTTATTTTCACGGCAGTCTGGCTGGAGAGAAGATGAAACAGATCAAACAGGATTCGTCGGTCAGTTTCACGGTGGCTGAAGAGTTCTCCCTGATTCCGTCCTTTTTCAGTGATCCCGAGCTTGCTTGTCCAGCGACTTCTTTCTTTAAAAGTGTCATGGCCTTCGGTCAGGCAGAACCAGTTAAGGATCTGGACATCAAAGGCAAGGTACTGCAACGCTTCATGGAGAAACTCCAGCCACAAGGCGGATATGTGCCCATTGATGCTACTGATTCGCGTTACACAGGCAACCTCAAAGCTGTAGCCGTTGTAAGAATTATCCCGGAACGAGTCACTGCCAAATTTAAATTCGGTCAAAATTGGTCCAGCGAACGCTTGGATTATATCAGTGGTCAACTGGAACAGCGCAATGAGGGACGAGATGCCGAAACCGCTGAGATGATGCGGAAATATTGTCCATTTCATCAGCAATAAGATTCATTTTCAGAGGATTCATCCAAGGATAAATTCAGCTAATTCCCACCTTAAAACCCTCTGCAACAACGCGGTAAAGCGATATAACTGTCATGTTGCGTAATTTCCGTGACGGGGGGATGTCAAGGTGTTATAATGTTAGGCAGTTGAATCCCAAAGACTTGGAAGGATGAAAAGAATGAATCCACTGGCTGAACAGTTGAACGAAAGTATTCAGGCAGGCAGCAGTCACGTCTACTCCATGCTGTCACAGCTCGGCAAAGAAATTTATTTTCCTAAAGAAGGTATCTTGAGTCAATCTGCTGAAGCAGCAAGCTTGGCCAAAACCTATAATGCAACGATTGGTATCGCTCTGGAGGGCGGTGTGCCGATGCATCTTCCGGTTATTCAGGAGAAGCTCTCTGCATTCCAGCCGAAAGATCTGTACCCTTACGCTCCGCCTGCAGGCAAGCCTGAATTGCGGACCGTCTGGAGAGACAAGATGCTGAAGGAAACGCCTTCGCTTGAAGGCAAGACGTTCGGCAACCCGATTGTAACCAATGCATTAACCCATGGACTAAGTATCGTAGCCGACCTGTTCGTTGATGAAGAGGACGCTGTCATATATCCGGATAAAAACTGGGAAAATTACGAACTGACCTTCGGAATTCGTCGTCATGGCCAGTTGGTTCATTATCCCCTGTTCGATGATCAATTGAACTTCAACAGTGAAGGTCTGCTTCAGGCCCTGCTTGATCAGAAGGACAAAGGTAAAGCGATCGTACTGCTCAACTTCCCGAATAACCCAACAGGTTATACGCCTGGAGCGGAAGAAGCAGATGCGATTGTGAACACGATTCTTCAGGCAGCTGAAGCAGGCGTT belongs to Paenibacillus sp. FSL H8-0079 and includes:
- a CDS encoding aminotransferase class I/II-fold pyridoxal phosphate-dependent enzyme — protein: MNPLAEQLNESIQAGSSHVYSMLSQLGKEIYFPKEGILSQSAEAASLAKTYNATIGIALEGGVPMHLPVIQEKLSAFQPKDLYPYAPPAGKPELRTVWRDKMLKETPSLEGKTFGNPIVTNALTHGLSIVADLFVDEEDAVIYPDKNWENYELTFGIRRHGQLVHYPLFDDQLNFNSEGLLQALLDQKDKGKAIVLLNFPNNPTGYTPGAEEADAIVNTILQAAEAGVNVVAVTDDAYFGLFFEDSIHESLFGKLANIHPRVLTVKVDGATKEEFVWGFRVGFITYAHEDAAVLHALEQKTLGIIRATISSGPHPSQTFVLDALKAPEFEAQKQEKFEIMKGRANKVKAILDSGKYEDAWDYYPFNSGYFMCLKLKEVGAEELRSHLLHQYGVGTIALGESDLRIAFSCIEESGLEDLYETIYRGVQDLQKT
- a CDS encoding pyridoxamine 5'-phosphate oxidase family protein, whose protein sequence is MRRKEFTVDEEQEITAFLDQCSFGFLGTVSPDGQPRVTPLNFVYMDGHFYFHGSLAGEKMKQIKQDSSVSFTVAEEFSLIPSFFSDPELACPATSFFKSVMAFGQAEPVKDLDIKGKVLQRFMEKLQPQGGYVPIDATDSRYTGNLKAVAVVRIIPERVTAKFKFGQNWSSERLDYISGQLEQRNEGRDAETAEMMRKYCPFHQQ
- a CDS encoding PLP-dependent aminotransferase family protein, whose product is MELWLPMDTYELQHRYKYEALYHALRDAIHAGTLKGGTRLPSTRELARQYEMSRGSVAQVYDMLLADGYVHAHRGRGTFVTETLSTQENEKQEAVLRLSPWGERVQMLNTQHDVPRAQMPSPKPSIINFQMQRMPAEHFPLAEWKSALAAVHRSGWREPSGAAGDPELREAIASHLRWTRGIQADASQIVLFSGSMQGITLLSQLLIAEGAAVVLENPGYPGIAHAVKSCGGKIIPADVDTAGIIPQPWEAQTLFVTPTRQFPTGAVLGLDRRRSLLAWASKRNAVIIEDDYDSEFRWGGRPIEPLKVLDREQRVIYVGSFSQTMVASFRLGYAVLPPGLVEPLLAAKALYEPVPPALLEQRALAKFMTRGGYLRHLRRLTRLYGERHDFFVREMELQLPEAFTMHLGDAGLHIYATWNGDVDSYQQFKKLAQEDGILFRDAERYRLTSGHPAACFAFAHLEKVEITEGIRRMRLAWEKCTFSFR
- a CDS encoding AraC family transcriptional regulator, with the translated sequence MLQASPSSFVILPAVAKIVCEPGWKWQKREKPMQNYDLFYVWSGEGTLVLNDQSYEVGKGSCFLFRPGDHPTATHNKQKPLVLTYIHFDVDVPVADVPQSYREVQETVEFEHLLARYVRLFLSDVYGRDEESRLILKQLMIHLLRADTEEPVEKKVSNQLSDVIQEVANYVRQHPGITHRVEDLAARAGLSPRYFSIKFKELVGSSVQSYIIRMRIERAEHLLVHTGMNVTEVADALGYRDIFFFSRQFKQYTGKSPSEIR